One window of Gemmatimonas sp. UBA7669 genomic DNA carries:
- a CDS encoding Dps family protein — protein MSQANPAVVEALAQLLADSYTLYLKTQNYHWNVTGPMFTTLHTLFETQYTELALAVDEIAERLRAVGAYAPGSYSEFLAMSTVEEASGHPAATAMVEQLVADQGKVARSAKRLIEAAEQAKDQVSADLGVRRAQVHDKNAWMLRSHLE, from the coding sequence ATGTCCCAAGCAAACCCAGCAGTTGTCGAAGCGCTGGCCCAACTGCTGGCCGACAGCTACACGCTGTACCTCAAGACACAGAACTATCACTGGAACGTGACAGGGCCGATGTTCACGACCCTGCACACGCTCTTTGAGACGCAATACACGGAGCTGGCGCTTGCGGTGGACGAAATCGCCGAGCGTCTGCGCGCAGTGGGGGCCTATGCGCCGGGCAGCTACTCCGAGTTTCTGGCGATGAGCACCGTGGAGGAGGCCAGCGGTCACCCGGCCGCCACCGCCATGGTTGAGCAGCTCGTGGCAGATCAGGGCAAGGTTGCCCGCTCGGCCAAGCGCCTCATCGAGGCGGCCGAGCAGGCCAAGGATCAGGTGAGTGCCGATCTTGGCGTACGCCGCGCTCAGGTACACGACAAGAACGCCTGGATGCTGCGCAGTCATCTCGAGTAA
- a CDS encoding glycosyltransferase: MTFDAAPLPTWVPSALAILIFVGLAPMVSMRRPVLRAGVAALAIVFALRYAIWRTMDTVVPVPFDGSLQNAWVWLFWAAEMLLLFEGAVYLLMVARHRDRHAEADDNQRWYRQQSAATLPSVDVLVPTYNEGWDVLQKTLVGALALDYPNITVYVLDDGARDWLADECRALNVQYLRRPDRAHAKAGNINHALKHTSGDLVLVFDADFVAQRDFLQRTVGFFRDERVGLVQVPHHFFNTDPVQANLGVFQKHADDQEFFFTDIMACRDGWGVAFSCGSNSLARRSALEAVGGIPTDSITEDILTSIVLLQRGWQTVYLNERLARGLAPEGLAAMYTQRARWARGGIQLLFLKNGPLFAPGLTFMQRLFFLPISWVATNLCLPLMILGPLLFLWLGLVAVPSAIGADLLQFQVPMLIAMWGGTRRLATVHRNTIIALASTVFASFRLTPAVVHSLFRPFAVGFKVTPKGKLAQGMQVDGRAVLISLGVIGGMVSGMVVNQLPSFERVPPDAFLTPSLFWGTMTVVVMFACLLMSFEFDRRRGEERFEVREMHEASVDEARHRVEVIDVSTTGVAMAWGIARPAVGTPITLHLSDVGALPAVVTRHIGEVGLGAQFEELDAVTQRVLIAKIFTHAYENHGKVVSGTADRLGVWRRLAGAPRKREVPGWARLPRTDTAPVERSAENAAEHAAGGVYSTGVRPDLRIGPAEAYPRLMSARGLRKVA, encoded by the coding sequence GTGACGTTCGACGCGGCGCCGCTGCCGACCTGGGTGCCCTCGGCACTGGCCATCCTGATCTTCGTGGGGTTGGCACCGATGGTCAGTATGCGGCGCCCCGTACTGCGTGCCGGGGTGGCGGCGCTGGCCATCGTGTTTGCGCTGCGCTACGCCATCTGGCGTACCATGGATACCGTGGTGCCGGTGCCATTCGACGGCTCACTGCAGAACGCCTGGGTGTGGTTGTTCTGGGCCGCGGAGATGCTGTTGCTGTTCGAGGGCGCGGTGTACCTGCTGATGGTGGCCCGTCACCGCGACCGGCATGCGGAGGCCGACGACAACCAGCGTTGGTACCGTCAGCAGAGTGCGGCCACGTTGCCGTCGGTGGACGTTCTGGTGCCGACGTACAACGAAGGCTGGGATGTGTTGCAGAAGACGCTGGTGGGTGCGCTGGCGCTCGACTATCCCAACATCACGGTGTACGTGCTGGATGACGGCGCACGTGACTGGCTGGCGGATGAGTGTCGTGCGCTCAATGTGCAGTATCTGCGCCGCCCCGACCGCGCGCATGCCAAGGCCGGCAATATCAACCACGCGCTCAAGCATACCTCCGGTGACCTGGTGCTGGTGTTTGACGCGGACTTCGTGGCGCAGCGGGATTTCCTGCAGCGCACGGTGGGATTCTTTCGCGACGAGCGTGTCGGGTTGGTGCAGGTGCCGCACCATTTCTTCAATACCGATCCGGTGCAGGCCAATCTGGGGGTGTTCCAGAAGCACGCCGACGATCAGGAGTTCTTCTTCACGGACATCATGGCCTGCCGCGATGGCTGGGGCGTGGCGTTCTCCTGCGGCAGCAACAGTCTGGCACGGCGTTCGGCGCTCGAGGCTGTGGGTGGCATTCCCACCGACTCCATTACCGAGGACATTCTCACCAGCATCGTGCTGCTGCAGCGCGGCTGGCAGACGGTGTATCTGAACGAGCGACTGGCGCGTGGTCTCGCCCCTGAAGGATTGGCTGCGATGTATACGCAGCGTGCACGCTGGGCGCGTGGTGGCATTCAGCTGCTGTTCCTCAAGAACGGACCACTGTTTGCGCCCGGGCTCACGTTCATGCAGCGGCTGTTCTTTCTGCCCATCTCGTGGGTGGCCACCAACCTCTGCCTGCCCCTCATGATTCTGGGGCCGCTGCTGTTCTTGTGGCTCGGCCTGGTGGCGGTGCCGTCGGCCATTGGCGCTGACCTGCTGCAGTTTCAGGTGCCGATGCTGATTGCCATGTGGGGCGGCACGCGGCGTCTGGCGACGGTGCATCGCAACACCATCATTGCCCTGGCGAGCACGGTGTTTGCCAGCTTCCGTCTTACACCGGCCGTGGTGCACAGTCTCTTTCGTCCGTTTGCCGTGGGCTTCAAGGTGACGCCCAAGGGCAAGCTGGCGCAGGGCATGCAGGTGGATGGGCGGGCAGTATTGATTTCGCTGGGCGTGATTGGCGGCATGGTGAGTGGCATGGTGGTGAATCAGTTGCCGAGTTTTGAACGCGTGCCGCCGGATGCGTTTCTCACCCCGAGTCTGTTCTGGGGGACGATGACGGTCGTGGTGATGTTTGCCTGTCTGCTGATGTCATTCGAGTTTGATCGCCGCCGGGGAGAAGAACGCTTCGAGGTGCGCGAGATGCACGAGGCCAGTGTGGACGAGGCTCGGCATCGGGTGGAAGTGATTGATGTCAGTACGACCGGTGTGGCGATGGCCTGGGGTATCGCGCGGCCGGCGGTGGGCACGCCCATCACCCTGCACCTGTCGGACGTGGGCGCGTTACCGGCCGTCGTAACGCGGCATATAGGTGAGGTGGGGCTGGGCGCGCAGTTCGAGGAGCTCGACGCGGTCACGCAGCGGGTGCTGATTGCCAAGATCTTCACGCACGCCTATGAGAATCACGGCAAGGTGGTGAGCGGCACGGCAGATCGTCTCGGGGTTTGGCGTCGCCTGGCGGGCGCGCCACGCAAGCGGGAGGTGCCGGGCTGGGCGCGGCTACCGCGGACGGACACGGCACCGGTTGAGCGCTCAGCGGAGAATGCAGCGGAGCATGCCGCGGGTGGCGTGTACAGCACCGGTGTGCGGCCGGACCTGCGAATCGGACCGGCGGAGGCCTATCCGCGGTTGATGAGCGCGCGGGGACTGCGCAAGGTAGCTTGA
- a CDS encoding Ig-like domain-containing protein, which produces MLRSRLLSGMHALMACTVLFSAACGGGAGDGRPVAPPPPADAISAVTVTPSSIALVVGASVTLVPNATTAGAGVVVNYTYASSAPAVATVSASGAVTAVGVGSAAITVTATGSGSGFATSTRQAVATIAVTAPPPALTGLTVNPDSVALVTGSSTPLTATATPGGAGVNVVYAYATSSASVASVDSRGVVSAVSPGTATITVTATGTGSGFAETSLQARTVVRVTTPPPALTGLTVSPDGAPLLTGDTLRLTPTATTAASGVNVTYAYASSAATVASVDSRGVISAVSPGTATITVTATGSGSGFTTTTLQAQSVVQVFAPPPALSDLAVSPTNAALTTGDSVRIAVALTTAGQDVSVSYTYVSSAPSVASVNNRGVISAASPGMASITVRATGSGRGVATNSLERVVSVTVSAPAVPQWRRVAGHPGESWAARWGDWTVAVGRLWVVENERLSTSAPRIHHSVDGVSWQTLDARTLGLPDLQIGSDNLGWQHHAVGWH; this is translated from the coding sequence ATGCTACGATCCCGCTTGCTGTCTGGCATGCATGCCTTGATGGCCTGTACCGTCTTGTTCAGCGCTGCGTGTGGTGGAGGGGCCGGCGACGGTCGTCCTGTGGCTCCGCCTCCACCCGCCGATGCCATCAGCGCCGTCACGGTCACACCATCGAGCATTGCACTCGTTGTTGGCGCATCTGTGACGCTCGTCCCGAATGCCACCACGGCCGGCGCCGGCGTGGTGGTGAACTATACCTACGCATCGAGCGCGCCTGCGGTCGCCACCGTGAGCGCGAGTGGCGCCGTTACTGCCGTTGGCGTGGGCTCGGCTGCCATCACGGTGACCGCCACCGGCAGTGGCAGCGGCTTCGCGACCAGCACTCGGCAGGCGGTGGCGACCATTGCGGTGACGGCGCCGCCACCGGCACTGACGGGGCTGACGGTCAACCCGGATAGCGTAGCGCTTGTCACCGGGAGCAGCACTCCCCTCACCGCGACCGCAACGCCTGGTGGCGCAGGCGTGAATGTGGTGTATGCCTATGCCACGAGTTCTGCCAGTGTGGCGAGCGTAGACAGCCGTGGCGTCGTTTCTGCAGTGAGTCCAGGTACCGCCACGATAACCGTCACCGCCACGGGAACGGGCAGCGGATTCGCTGAAACCAGTTTGCAGGCGCGGACTGTGGTGCGAGTGACCACGCCACCGCCCGCACTGACGGGGCTGACGGTGTCGCCGGACGGCGCACCGCTCCTTACGGGTGACACGCTGCGGCTCACGCCGACGGCCACCACCGCCGCATCTGGCGTAAACGTGACGTACGCCTACGCATCGAGTGCCGCGACCGTGGCCAGTGTGGATAGCCGCGGTGTGATCAGCGCGGTGAGTCCGGGCACAGCGACGATCACCGTTACCGCGACAGGATCGGGTAGCGGCTTCACGACGACCACGCTGCAGGCGCAATCGGTGGTGCAAGTCTTCGCGCCACCACCCGCCCTGTCAGACCTGGCGGTTTCACCAACGAACGCCGCGCTCACCACTGGGGATTCGGTGCGGATTGCCGTGGCCCTGACCACGGCAGGGCAAGACGTGAGCGTGAGCTACACCTACGTCTCCAGCGCGCCTTCGGTTGCAAGCGTGAACAACCGTGGCGTCATCAGCGCCGCGAGTCCAGGCATGGCTTCAATCACCGTACGGGCCACGGGAAGTGGACGCGGTGTCGCCACCAACAGTCTTGAGCGCGTCGTCAGCGTAACGGTCTCGGCGCCGGCGGTGCCACAGTGGCGACGCGTAGCAGGGCATCCCGGGGAATCATGGGCGGCGCGCTGGGGCGACTGGACCGTGGCCGTCGGCCGTCTTTGGGTCGTGGAGAACGAACGGTTGAGCACCAGCGCGCCGCGCATTCATCACTCGGTGGACGGCGTGAGCTGGCAGACACTCGATGCTCGCACCCTTGGTCTGCCGGATCTGCAAATCGGCTCTGACAATTTGGGGTGGCAACACCACGCTGTTGGCTGGCACTGA
- a CDS encoding alpha/beta hydrolase family esterase, whose product MTIRPMTWLCAAVLAATLLPTASIANAQRRPIRDRLGNRGGEQEQSLQVDGRTRSYVLRTPRGHNTRSTPAPLVIVLHGGGGNAENAERMTGFTRLVERERLLVAYPNGTGRQARNMLLTWNAGHCCASAMQDQVNDVAFIDTLISKVSREYAVDASRIYVTGMSNGGMMSHRIGRELSHRIAAIAPVVGAVFGDEPPASSPVSAIAINGLLDESVPANGGPPGGPAKGQWDGTPARPNVDQGNFWARSNGCTATPASSDTRLAITWRWSCPTGLGVEVHQVKNVGHAWPGGQRGSARGDDPGNAMNATEVIWAFFKAHPKSRATGSPLRGAWRDDYNVRYAISDTLFRQGARLRYHVLSWDVAEQFLIARNDASNPADRGLYTRIDWMELPGMPPYTWAYCLTAYRAPSADSARATPPADRSNPRKGCNGFPFTRMARDTAAAG is encoded by the coding sequence ATGACAATACGCCCCATGACCTGGCTGTGCGCCGCCGTGCTCGCCGCTACGCTGTTGCCCACAGCCTCGATCGCGAACGCCCAGCGCCGCCCCATCCGGGACCGCCTCGGCAATCGCGGCGGTGAGCAGGAGCAATCGCTGCAGGTGGACGGTCGCACGCGCAGTTACGTACTGCGGACGCCGCGCGGCCACAACACGCGCAGCACACCGGCGCCACTGGTCATAGTGCTGCATGGCGGCGGCGGCAACGCGGAGAACGCCGAACGCATGACAGGTTTCACGCGCCTCGTCGAGCGGGAGCGCCTTCTGGTGGCCTATCCCAACGGGACGGGCCGACAGGCGCGCAACATGCTGCTCACCTGGAACGCCGGCCACTGCTGCGCGAGCGCCATGCAGGATCAGGTCAACGACGTGGCCTTCATCGACACGCTCATCAGCAAGGTGTCGCGTGAATATGCCGTGGACGCGTCGCGCATTTATGTCACCGGCATGTCCAACGGCGGCATGATGTCGCATCGCATTGGGCGTGAGCTGTCCCATCGGATCGCGGCCATTGCCCCGGTCGTGGGCGCCGTGTTTGGCGACGAACCGCCCGCCTCATCACCCGTGTCGGCCATCGCAATCAACGGCCTGCTGGACGAATCCGTCCCGGCAAACGGTGGCCCTCCCGGCGGCCCCGCCAAGGGCCAGTGGGATGGAACACCTGCACGCCCCAACGTCGATCAGGGCAATTTCTGGGCGCGCAGCAACGGCTGCACCGCCACACCCGCCAGCAGTGACACACGCCTGGCCATCACCTGGCGCTGGAGCTGCCCCACGGGCCTCGGCGTGGAAGTACATCAAGTCAAGAACGTGGGCCATGCCTGGCCCGGTGGTCAGCGCGGCAGCGCGCGCGGCGATGATCCGGGCAACGCCATGAACGCCACGGAGGTCATTTGGGCCTTCTTCAAGGCGCATCCCAAGTCACGCGCCACAGGCTCGCCGCTCCGCGGTGCATGGCGCGATGACTACAACGTACGCTACGCCATCAGCGACACGCTCTTTCGTCAGGGCGCGCGCCTCCGCTACCATGTGCTCTCGTGGGACGTGGCCGAGCAGTTCCTCATTGCCCGCAATGACGCCAGCAACCCGGCCGATCGCGGGCTCTACACACGCATCGACTGGATGGAGTTGCCGGGCATGCCGCCCTACACCTGGGCCTACTGCCTCACGGCCTATCGCGCGCCCTCGGCCGACTCAGCGCGCGCCACTCCACCCGCGGACCGCAGCAATCCTCGCAAGGGCTGCAACGGGTTTCCTTTCACCCGCATGGCGCGCGACACTGCGGCTGCCGGATAG
- a CDS encoding YqjF family protein: MMATTSPLQSLVAQRDPAALGPVVGAQTWRDLLFLHWAVDADAVQRLLPPGLTAHTFAGRAYVGIVPFAMARVRPRFLPPLPWLSWFLELNVRTYVHDANGVPGVWFHSLDCNQPIAVEIARRAFHLPYEHAIMRAERQGSALHYACQRRGQQGPAWRYAWDAAGPGSPASSGSLEEFLVERYVLYSVDRAGRLYRGRVSHTPYRVHVPRVDQFDIGPATLAGYALDGPPVSVLAAEPVNVSIHPLRRLGTL; this comes from the coding sequence ATGATGGCCACCACATCGCCTCTGCAATCGCTCGTGGCGCAGCGCGACCCCGCGGCACTGGGTCCCGTCGTCGGCGCCCAGACCTGGCGCGACCTGCTCTTTCTGCACTGGGCCGTCGACGCCGATGCGGTGCAGCGCCTGCTTCCGCCGGGCCTCACCGCGCACACCTTTGCTGGGCGGGCCTATGTGGGCATCGTGCCCTTTGCCATGGCCCGTGTGCGGCCTCGTTTCCTGCCGCCGCTGCCCTGGCTGTCGTGGTTTCTCGAGCTCAATGTGCGCACCTATGTGCACGACGCCAATGGCGTACCCGGCGTGTGGTTTCATTCGCTCGACTGCAACCAGCCCATTGCCGTCGAGATCGCACGACGCGCCTTTCACCTGCCCTACGAGCACGCCATCATGCGCGCCGAGCGACAGGGATCGGCGCTGCATTATGCCTGCCAACGTCGGGGGCAGCAGGGCCCGGCCTGGCGCTACGCATGGGACGCTGCGGGCCCCGGCAGTCCGGCCTCCTCTGGCTCACTCGAGGAGTTCCTCGTGGAGCGTTACGTGCTCTACAGCGTGGACCGCGCCGGACGGCTATATCGGGGACGGGTTTCACACACGCCATATCGTGTGCATGTGCCGCGTGTCGACCAGTTCGACATCGGCCCCGCCACGCTCGCCGGCTACGCGCTGGATGGACCGCCAGTCTCAGTGCTCGCCGCGGAGCCGGTGAACGTTTCGATTCATCCGCTGCGGCGGCTTGGTACCCTGTAG
- a CDS encoding 6-bladed beta-propeller, with product MPQWFPSALRVPTAALPLVLCTMVATGACSRGDASRARYTTTDSAGVQIVENRAADDSLPWQFERMAQIGGADSGVQAFDQVGWYNVSTDGRGRIAVFDRDNGNRVQVFDSLGRHLRTMGARGGGPGEVQSADAVYMDAVGTVSVYDRSKAAIVRWAADGAVLPELRGFEGRGRIWSKTLVRADTVYTVMARSDSLHGMQVMERWTPNDTLGLDSLVHVRKPMVRFSCVGLAIPPLLEGALHFAASDSGLALTSQSQYTVDVYRDGRRVRSLRRAITPVPTTMDDASKLYPDGMRVQFGGSKECVVPARELAEKLGMAPTVPLLQGLAWAPDGSLWVERYTFEGDPPRTDVFDPRGGYVGTAYGRSLPLGFLGSNVVLFAEPNADDGSSRVGVFRIQRGP from the coding sequence ATGCCTCAGTGGTTCCCGTCTGCTCTCCGTGTGCCAACGGCCGCGCTTCCACTGGTGCTGTGCACGATGGTCGCAACCGGCGCCTGTAGCCGAGGTGACGCGAGTCGCGCCAGGTACACCACCACGGACTCCGCGGGTGTGCAGATCGTGGAGAATCGCGCCGCCGATGATTCACTGCCGTGGCAATTTGAGCGCATGGCCCAGATCGGTGGCGCGGACAGCGGCGTGCAGGCCTTCGATCAGGTGGGATGGTACAACGTGTCCACCGATGGGCGCGGACGCATTGCCGTGTTTGATCGGGACAACGGCAACCGCGTGCAGGTGTTCGACTCGCTGGGCCGTCATCTGCGTACTATGGGGGCGCGTGGTGGCGGGCCAGGTGAAGTGCAATCCGCCGATGCGGTGTACATGGACGCAGTCGGCACCGTGAGCGTGTATGATCGTTCGAAGGCCGCCATTGTGCGCTGGGCTGCGGACGGCGCGGTGTTGCCGGAGCTGCGCGGGTTCGAGGGGCGCGGACGGATCTGGAGCAAGACACTGGTGCGTGCCGACACCGTATATACGGTCATGGCTCGGTCGGACAGCCTGCATGGCATGCAGGTGATGGAGCGCTGGACTCCGAATGATACGCTTGGCCTGGATTCTCTCGTGCATGTGCGCAAGCCCATGGTCCGATTCAGTTGCGTCGGGCTGGCCATCCCGCCGTTGCTGGAGGGTGCGCTGCATTTTGCCGCGAGTGACAGCGGGCTGGCGCTCACCTCCCAGTCGCAATACACGGTGGATGTCTACCGCGATGGTCGGCGCGTTCGCAGCCTGCGACGCGCCATCACGCCGGTGCCGACCACCATGGATGACGCGTCAAAGCTCTACCCGGACGGCATGCGTGTGCAGTTTGGCGGTTCGAAGGAGTGCGTTGTGCCTGCGCGCGAACTGGCCGAGAAGCTGGGTATGGCGCCCACCGTTCCGTTGTTGCAGGGTTTGGCCTGGGCGCCCGACGGCAGCCTGTGGGTGGAGCGATACACCTTCGAGGGCGACCCACCGCGTACCGATGTCTTCGACCCGCGCGGCGGCTACGTGGGCACGGCGTACGGACGCTCGCTGCCGCTGGGCTTCCTGGGATCGAACGTGGTGCTGTTTGCCGAGCCCAACGCTGATGATGGGTCAAGTCGGGTGGGTGTGTTTCGCATACAACGCGGCCCCTGA
- a CDS encoding ABC transporter ATP-binding protein, giving the protein MSPPLIQTSELTRRYGAVTALDALTVTIEPGITGLVGANGAGKSTLAKILLGLVAPSSGSASVMGHDVVQGRAEIRALVGYMPEHDCLPPEMSATEFVAFLARCSGLPATAARERAAEVLRHVGLFEERYRPMGGYSTGMAQRVKLAQALVHDPRILILDEPTNGLDPAGRDDMLALVARTGHEFGISVLVSSHLLGELERICERIVLIEQGRLRRVASVGSLTEATGTLVVELDRDAATLEAFVQALGSRGVTARLDRHHVLVDVPAAEAASYDASTPHVAHHAEYAVYDAVRDAALRLDAGILRLERRRGQLAELFHES; this is encoded by the coding sequence ATGTCTCCGCCCCTCATCCAGACCTCTGAGCTCACGCGACGCTACGGCGCAGTGACCGCGCTTGATGCGCTCACGGTGACCATCGAGCCGGGTATCACCGGACTGGTGGGCGCCAACGGGGCGGGCAAGAGCACATTGGCCAAGATCCTGCTGGGACTGGTGGCGCCCAGCAGCGGTTCAGCGAGTGTGATGGGTCACGACGTGGTGCAGGGCCGCGCCGAGATTCGCGCGCTGGTGGGCTACATGCCCGAACACGACTGCCTGCCGCCCGAAATGAGTGCCACCGAGTTCGTGGCCTTTCTTGCGCGCTGCAGCGGACTGCCGGCCACTGCTGCCCGAGAGCGCGCCGCCGAAGTGCTGCGTCACGTGGGGCTTTTCGAGGAGCGGTATCGCCCCATGGGAGGCTACTCGACGGGCATGGCCCAGCGCGTCAAGCTGGCGCAGGCGCTGGTGCACGATCCCCGTATTCTCATTCTCGACGAACCCACGAACGGTCTCGACCCTGCCGGCCGCGACGACATGCTCGCCCTGGTGGCGCGTACGGGACACGAGTTTGGCATTTCCGTGTTGGTGTCGTCGCACCTGCTGGGAGAACTCGAACGTATCTGCGAGCGCATCGTGCTCATTGAGCAGGGGCGTCTGCGCCGCGTGGCGAGTGTGGGCAGTCTCACCGAAGCCACCGGCACGCTGGTGGTGGAGCTGGACCGCGATGCCGCCACACTGGAAGCCTTCGTGCAGGCGCTCGGCAGCCGCGGTGTGACGGCGCGTCTCGATCGGCATCATGTCCTGGTGGACGTACCGGCGGCCGAGGCCGCCTCGTACGATGCCTCGACGCCGCATGTTGCGCATCACGCGGAGTACGCCGTGTATGACGCGGTGCGTGATGCGGCACTGCGTCTCGATGCCGGCATCTTGCGTCTCGAACGTCGACGTGGACAACTCGCGGAGCTTTTCCATGAGTCGTGA
- a CDS encoding twin-arginine translocation signal domain-containing protein, which translates to MSSSRREFLGQLGVSAGAIGLLSLPLSAAPSDASGVSGVVGVDQQRWDLTWTRKLTTKHRVVFDVPEIENGYGVWRASLWQQEYQQTLGVPPSDTTTVLVLRHNAIVLAMTQAFWDKYQIGKARGVLHPWTEQPTDRNVALLSSKRGEQPAELDAMALDQFMARGGIALACSRAFGDLVALVAREDKVSETEAEQRAKSMLVPGVIMQPSGVFAALHAQDFGCKYFRAT; encoded by the coding sequence ATGTCGTCTTCTCGTCGCGAGTTTCTGGGCCAGCTCGGTGTGTCCGCGGGAGCCATCGGATTGTTGTCGCTGCCCTTGTCGGCTGCGCCGTCTGATGCGTCGGGCGTGTCGGGCGTCGTGGGTGTCGACCAGCAGCGCTGGGACCTCACCTGGACACGCAAGCTCACCACCAAACACCGCGTGGTGTTTGATGTGCCAGAAATCGAAAACGGCTACGGCGTCTGGCGCGCGTCGCTGTGGCAGCAGGAGTATCAGCAGACGCTGGGTGTTCCGCCCAGTGACACGACCACGGTGCTGGTGCTGCGCCACAACGCCATTGTGCTGGCCATGACACAGGCCTTCTGGGACAAATATCAGATCGGCAAGGCACGCGGCGTACTGCACCCGTGGACCGAGCAACCCACCGATCGCAACGTGGCCCTGCTGTCCTCCAAACGCGGTGAGCAGCCGGCCGAACTCGACGCCATGGCGCTCGATCAGTTCATGGCGCGTGGTGGCATTGCACTGGCCTGCAGCCGCGCATTCGGCGATCTCGTGGCGTTGGTCGCGCGCGAGGACAAGGTGAGCGAGACGGAGGCCGAGCAGCGTGCCAAAAGCATGCTCGTTCCGGGCGTCATCATGCAGCCGTCTGGTGTGTTTGCGGCACTGCACGCGCAGGACTTCGGGTGCAAGTACTTTCGGGCGACGTGA
- a CDS encoding HlyD family secretion protein produces MTATIILAVGAVFMERALYSTSIEAVVNAPRVELVAPIEGVVDSVGSALGAFVSPGAVLVRIRRDGLNAEGSQSLATRSTLLESRANIIGTELETLIALQESLVKRETQFRATLIERLQAELRAAEGRLAERRLVAEQTDALVGVNGSSKLDVARAKAALLEAESDLARLHTTLRAAKANVLSDQSGQDVPYSRQRIDQLTVDIARLRAERDALRSEARTIMDGVAVSPADSLGTVAVKAPAQGAVWQLAAVPGERVLRGAPLATVVDCSRVYLEASVSPRDADNIDVTKPVIVRLAGTIEEARGTVRTVRGGGLRLENASAAELRYQDRRADSRVIIDVDLSSMPQSAANFCQVGRHAKVFFDDRAPLRPLQFASRQANKLFH; encoded by the coding sequence TTGACCGCCACCATCATTCTGGCGGTCGGAGCCGTGTTCATGGAGCGCGCGCTGTATTCGACCTCCATTGAAGCGGTGGTGAATGCCCCCCGCGTGGAGCTGGTGGCGCCCATAGAGGGCGTCGTGGATTCCGTTGGAAGCGCGCTGGGCGCTTTTGTATCGCCGGGCGCCGTGCTGGTCCGCATTCGTCGCGATGGGCTCAACGCCGAAGGGTCGCAGTCGCTGGCCACACGTTCCACCTTGCTGGAGAGCCGTGCCAACATCATTGGTACGGAGCTCGAGACACTGATTGCCCTTCAGGAGTCGCTGGTGAAGCGCGAGACGCAGTTTCGCGCCACGCTCATTGAGCGCCTGCAAGCGGAGCTGCGCGCGGCCGAAGGACGGTTGGCGGAACGCCGACTGGTGGCCGAGCAGACCGACGCGCTGGTGGGCGTGAATGGCAGCAGCAAGCTGGATGTGGCGCGCGCCAAGGCCGCGCTGCTGGAGGCTGAGTCGGACCTGGCGCGTCTGCACACCACGTTGCGCGCCGCGAAGGCCAATGTGCTGTCCGATCAGAGCGGACAGGATGTGCCCTATTCGCGTCAGCGCATCGATCAGCTCACGGTGGACATCGCGCGCCTGCGCGCGGAGCGCGACGCGCTGCGCAGCGAGGCACGCACCATCATGGACGGTGTGGCTGTGTCGCCGGCGGACAGTCTGGGCACGGTGGCGGTAAAGGCACCGGCTCAGGGTGCGGTCTGGCAACTGGCGGCGGTACCGGGTGAGCGGGTATTGCGCGGTGCGCCGCTGGCCACGGTGGTGGATTGCTCACGCGTCTATCTCGAAGCCAGCGTGTCGCCACGCGACGCGGACAATATTGACGTAACCAAGCCGGTCATCGTGCGCTTGGCCGGCACCATTGAAGAAGCCCGTGGCACCGTGCGCACAGTGCGCGGTGGTGGTCTGCGGCTCGAGAACGCGTCGGCCGCCGAGCTGCGCTATCAGGATCGGCGCGCCGACAGTCGTGTGATTATTGACGTGGACCTGTCGTCGATGCCGCAGTCGGCGGCCAACTTCTGTCAGGTGGGTCGTCACGCCAAGGTGTTCTTCGACGATCGTGCGCCGCTGCGTCCGCTGCAGTTCGCGAGCCGTCAGGCGAACAAGCTGTTTCACTAG